One window of the Cryptomeria japonica chromosome 7, Sugi_1.0, whole genome shotgun sequence genome contains the following:
- the LOC131040007 gene encoding predicted GPI-anchored protein 58, with the protein MQLSSPVATAQRPPRRPEDSHRPLSLPEQRYPFAATDQSPAAPAAAAQPAAPSPPPPAQAAHPAATRVGCPLCHGPRRLPRRRLPPANPPSDKQSPALRQALLRHADSRPRQQETR; encoded by the coding sequence ATGCAGCTTAGTTCCCCTGTAGCCACAGCCCAGCGACCGCCGCGCCGCCCTGAAGACTCCCACCGGCCACTCTCCTTGCCCGAGCAGCGCTATCCCTTCGCTGCCACCGACCAATCTCCAGCGGCCCCCGCAGCTGCCGCCCAGCCAGCCGCTCCGTCACCACCGCCGCCCGCACAGGCCGCCCACCCCGCCGCCACTCGTGTAGGCTGCCCGCTCTGCCACGGCCCGCGCAGGCTGCCTCGCCGCAGACTCCCGCCGGCTAACCCTCCCTCCGACAAACAATCGCCGGCCCTCCGGCAGGCCCTCCTCCGCCACGCAGACAGTCGGCCCCGTCAGCAAGAAACTCGGTGA